From a region of the Dictyostelium discoideum AX4 chromosome 2 chromosome, whole genome shotgun sequence genome:
- the capB gene encoding hypothetical protein (CABP1-related protein~alternatively spliced), producing the protein MYNPPPPSGSQGNNNYYRQPSSTPGVSNPNPQANQFLPPPPSNTQAPRPGFPPSAPPPSAPAGQYSMPPPPQQQQQAGQYGMPPPPSGSGIGTGVSLVKDQQISLSKEDPYLRKLTVGLGWDVNTTPSAPFDLDAVVFMLGANGMVRQPADFIFYNNKQSRDGSIFHHGDNLTGAGDGDDEVVSVNLQAVSPDVTRLVFAVTIHQPELRRQNFGMVPRAFIRIANQETTRNICRYDLTNEGGTNTAMIVGEVYRDPQNPQNWSFIAVGKSFPGGLQFLCQIFGVNAS; encoded by the exons atgtataatccaccaccaccatccgGTTCACAAGgtaacaataattattatagaCAACCATCATCCACACCCGGTGTTTCTAACCCAAATCCACAAGCTAATCAATTTTTACCACCTCCACCTTCTAATACACAAGCTCCAAGACCAGGATTTCCACCAAGTGCTCCACCACCAAGTGCCCCAGCAGGACAATACAGTatgccaccaccaccacaacaacagcaacaagcAGGACAATATGGTatgccaccaccaccatcaggTTCAGGTATAGGTACAGGTGTTTCATTAGTAAAAGATCAACAAATTTCATTAAGTAAAGAGGATCCATATCTTAGAAAATTAACAGTAGGTTTAGGTTGGGATGTAAATACAACACCAAGTGCACCATTTGATTTGGATGCAGTAGTTTTTATGTTGGGTGCAAATGGTATGGTTCGTCAACCAgcagattttattttttataataacaaACAATCTAGGGATGGTTCAATCTTTCATCATGGTGATAATTTAACAGGTGCAGGTGATGGAGACGATGAAGTCGTATCTGTAAACTTACAAGCAGTTTCACCTGACGTTACTCGTTTGGTTTTCGCCGTCACCATTCATCAACCTGAATTAAGAAGACAAAATTTCGGTATGGTTCCAAGAGCTTTCATTCGTATTGCAAACCAAGAAACAACTAGAAATATATGTAGATACGATCTAACCAATGAAGGTGGTACAAATACTGCTATGATTGTTGGTGAAGTTTATCGTGATCCTCAAAATCCTCAAAATTGGTCATTTATTGCTGTTGGTAAATCTTTCCCTGGTGGTTTACAATTCCTTTGTCAAATCTTTGGT gTAAATGCgtcataa
- the capB gene encoding hypothetical protein (CABP1-related protein~alternatively spliced) → MYNPPPPSGSQAPRPGFPPSAPPPSAPAGQYSMPPPPQQQQQAGQYGMPPPPSGSGIGTGVSLVKDQQISLSKEDPYLRKLTVGLGWDVNTTPSAPFDLDAVVFMLGANGMVRQPADFIFYNNKQSRDGSIFHHGDNLTGAGDGDDEVVSVNLQAVSPDVTRLVFAVTIHQPELRRQNFGMVPRAFIRIANQETTRNICRYDLTNEGGTNTAMIVGEVYRDPQNPQNWSFIAVGKSFPGGLQFLCQIFGVNAS, encoded by the exons atgtataatccaccaccaccatccgGTTCACAAG CTCCAAGACCAGGATTTCCACCAAGTGCTCCACCACCAAGTGCCCCAGCAGGACAATACAGTatgccaccaccaccacaacaacagcaacaagcAGGACAATATGGTatgccaccaccaccatcaggTTCAGGTATAGGTACAGGTGTTTCATTAGTAAAAGATCAACAAATTTCATTAAGTAAAGAGGATCCATATCTTAGAAAATTAACAGTAGGTTTAGGTTGGGATGTAAATACAACACCAAGTGCACCATTTGATTTGGATGCAGTAGTTTTTATGTTGGGTGCAAATGGTATGGTTCGTCAACCAgcagattttattttttataataacaaACAATCTAGGGATGGTTCAATCTTTCATCATGGTGATAATTTAACAGGTGCAGGTGATGGAGACGATGAAGTCGTATCTGTAAACTTACAAGCAGTTTCACCTGACGTTACTCGTTTGGTTTTCGCCGTCACCATTCATCAACCTGAATTAAGAAGACAAAATTTCGGTATGGTTCCAAGAGCTTTCATTCGTATTGCAAACCAAGAAACAACTAGAAATATATGTAGATACGATCTAACCAATGAAGGTGGTACAAATACTGCTATGATTGTTGGTGAAGTTTATCGTGATCCTCAAAATCCTCAAAATTGGTCATTTATTGCTGTTGGTAAATCTTTCCCTGGTGGTTTACAATTCCTTTGTCAAATCTTTGGT gTAAATGCgtcataa